Proteins co-encoded in one Archangium lipolyticum genomic window:
- a CDS encoding alanyl-tRNA editing protein — MTIRLFLEDSYQREFNAEVLESADGWCVLSRTAFYPGGGGQPCDRGHLSLEGDTIAVSEIREDDAGRIWHRIERELAAGQAVRGTLDWSYRHALMRHHGLMHVVNTVARQHFGGVITGVQLGPEESRIDFKLTGFSREQLSELEGRVNDVLQHGHTVTSSVISEEEFRGRPELIRTLNVLPPIVDGKVRIVEIEGFDAQACGGTHVHSMREIGRARIRKFDNKGKDNKRFYWTLTAHEADA; from the coding sequence ATGACGATCAGGCTCTTCCTCGAGGACTCGTACCAACGTGAGTTCAACGCGGAGGTACTCGAGAGCGCGGACGGATGGTGTGTCCTGTCACGAACGGCCTTCTACCCGGGAGGTGGCGGTCAACCCTGCGATCGCGGCCACTTGAGCCTGGAGGGAGACACCATCGCGGTCTCCGAAATCCGAGAGGACGATGCGGGCCGGATCTGGCACCGCATCGAGCGAGAGCTCGCGGCGGGCCAGGCCGTGCGAGGAACCCTCGACTGGTCCTACAGACACGCACTGATGCGTCATCATGGCCTGATGCACGTCGTCAATACGGTCGCGCGCCAACATTTCGGGGGTGTCATCACGGGCGTGCAGCTCGGTCCCGAGGAGTCACGCATCGACTTCAAGCTGACCGGTTTCTCTCGTGAGCAGCTTTCCGAGCTGGAGGGCCGCGTCAATGACGTGCTCCAGCACGGCCACACCGTCACCTCCTCGGTCATCAGCGAAGAGGAGTTCCGCGGGCGGCCCGAGCTCATTCGAACCCTGAATGTCCTCCCACCGATCGTGGATGGGAAGGTGCGGATCGTCGAAATCGAAGGGTTCGATGCACAAGCCTGCGGCGGAACGCATGTGCACTCGATGCGCGAGATCGGACGGGCGCGCATCAGGAAGTTCGACAACAAGGGCAAGGACAACAAGCGATTCTATTGGACGCTGACGGCTCATGAAGCCGATGCCTAA